The following nucleotide sequence is from Synchiropus splendidus isolate RoL2022-P1 chromosome 1, RoL_Sspl_1.0, whole genome shotgun sequence.
CGGCATGTTGGGTCTATCAGACATGGCGGGCAGCCGGTTCTGTCCAATCACCTGGTCTATCTCAGCCTGGACTTTCTCTgaggaatagaaaaaaaagatgctgcAAAGGCTTCAAAGGTAAATCCCAGATAGCCACTTACTTTGTATGTCTGGATGTTTGATGAGGTATATCAAAGCCCACTGCAATGTAGTTGAAGATGTTTCTGTTCCGGCCAAAAACAGATCCAAGGAACAGATAACCAGGTTGGCCTTAGTGAAGCCCAAATCGGATTCCTTATGCTGTTCATTGGATAGAAATCATTACTTAGGTATTAAAGACAGAACAGAAATACTCCTCGTGGAAAATGTGATACATACCTTCTCCATTTCAATGAGGAAACTGTCTATATAGTCCCGAGGATTATTGTGGTCCAAGTCCTGTTGGTGTCTCTTGATCTCCTTGTTGAGGAATTGTTGGAGTGTGATGAAGTCCTGGAACATTTTGTTGTGAGGTCCAGGCAAGTGCTTCATCAGCCAGGGGAAGGAATCGTACAGCTGCAACAACAAAGATTATGATTTCTTCCCACACATCTTCAGAAACACGACAGAGGAAAGACCTACTCGACCCCAGGTGGAGCCTTCATCTTTGATAACATCTGAGAGATGTTTGAGCATGGTGCTGAAGGTGTGGTCGCTGTAGTCGTAGCGCCTCCCCATCACCAGTTGGCAGATGATATTCGATGCAGCGTTGTTGAAGAGTTTGGCAGGGTGGAAAGGCGCCCCTGGAAGGGAAAGGCAATCCCAAATTATATATTACTATGGCTTTTAAATGGGCTTGGCTTATTCACCTTTCTCTTTGACCATCTCCTCCTGCAAATGTAGGAGCTCCTCAATAATGCTCTGCTCTGTCACATTCTTCCCAAATCCAAAGGTGCGTAAAGTTGACAATGCAAAACGGCGATGTGTCTTCCATCTTTCTCCGCTGCTGGCAAAGATACCATCTGCAACGCATAAATGTTGAGTCGAGTCAATTTCCAGCAGTGAGCAGGGCTCAAGTGGATGCTACCATGTCGTAGTACTGAGACATCAGCTCTCGTATGCCTTCAATGTCTATCACCTGGTGTGAGATCCCACTAGGTCTGTTCCAAAGGGAAATGGTGTCAATAAGAAGAGGAAAGTATCTGGACTGAATCTGCTCCTCCTTGTCCATTAAATTCTTTCAGCGACCCCCCACTTTGAAATAAAACTGATTATTGTACTATATGTGTTTGAAGCTTTTGATAGTTCACTAATGTCAGTCAGCATGCAGATGAAAGAACCCAGAGTCTGACCTGCAGTTCCAGAGTTGAACCTGTCATTGACTGCACTATATGGCCGATCCACAAAGTTTTCAGCATTCGTCACAATGGCTTCCTTCACCATCTTGTAACCGCAAACAACCACTATCTTAGTTCTGCCGAGGCGGAGGTGGAAAACATTGCCATAGGTTTCTGAAAGCTGAGAAGAGATAATCCGAGAAACACTGGTCAGAAACAGAGTTCACTCATGAACTGTATAGTTACAAAACATTTCaccagtttcattttatttgtgctGCTATAATCGCTGACTAGATCTATTTTCTCTGACATCATCTGACTAGTTCATAAAACATTTACCTTGGTCAAATATTCGTGCGGACGTTGGAAGTCCATACTTAAAACGCTTCCTAGCAGAGGGAGCCCCCGTGGTCCTGGAGGGAAATTTGGAGGGTTCCTGTTTTTGAAGAAGTCTGCAATAAGCAGGAAGAGAAAGACCAACAGAAGAAGCCTTGTCAGGTCGAGTCCTTGGAAGAAACTGTAGAGCCACATGGTCAGTAGGAGATCAGGTTCTGCACAAGGTTTTGT
It contains:
- the LOC128752615 gene encoding cytochrome P450 2J6-like translates to MWLYSFFQGLDLTRLLLLVFLFLLIADFFKNRNPPNFPPGPRGLPLLGSVLSMDFQRPHEYLTKLSETYGNVFHLRLGRTKIVVVCGYKMVKEAIVTNAENFVDRPYSAVNDRFNSGTADGIFASSGERWKTHRRFALSTLRTFGFGKNVTEQSIIEELLHLQEEMVKEKGAPFHPAKLFNNAASNIICQLVMGRRYDYSDHTFSTMLKHLSDVIKDEGSTWGRLYDSFPWLMKHLPGPHNKMFQDFITLQQFLNKEIKRHQQDLDHNNPRDYIDSFLIEMEKHKESDLGFTKANLVICSLDLFLAGTETSSTTLQWALIYLIKHPDIQKKVQAEIDQVIGQNRLPAMSDRPNMPYTDAVIHEVQRIGNIVPLNILRSTRRDTMVGGYFIPKGTTVLPMLTSVLYDKNEWETPDSFNPGHFLDSHGRFVKRDAFLPFSAGKRVCLGEGLAKMELFLFLVGLLQKFSFAAPEGVELSTDSIIGTTNVPKPFHVHAKVR